Proteins from one Triticum aestivum cultivar Chinese Spring chromosome 7A, IWGSC CS RefSeq v2.1, whole genome shotgun sequence genomic window:
- the LOC123150573 gene encoding uncharacterized protein, protein MVLERGGLMCAMPPPNWPFKGHSMSSPVDLIVFHLPADDSDDRRQGPLWHRWNRKLLFHLTQEILAVLLHLDDNGASSATRLHGPALLSKVWSTVKAFPAADCRVVGDIDALVFDVFQE, encoded by the exons ATGGTGCTAGAGCGTGGCGGGTTAATGTGCGCAATGCCGCCGCCGAACTGGCCGTTCAAGGGCCACTCCATGTCATCCCCGGTGGACCTGATCGTGTTCCACCTCCCCGCGGACGACTCCGACGACCGGCGCCAAGGCCCGCTCTGGCACCGGTGGAACCGGAAGCTCCTCTTCCACCTCACGCAAGAAatcctcgccgtcctcctccacctcgACGACAACGGCGCCTCCTCCGCAACCAGACTCCACGGACCGGCGCTGCTGTCGAAGGTGTGGAGCACGGTGAAGGCATTCCCGGCGGCGGACTGTAGGGTTGTGGGCGACATCGACGCGCTGGTG TTTGATGTTTTTCAGGAATGA